In Desulfobulbaceae bacterium, the following are encoded in one genomic region:
- a CDS encoding phosphate/phosphite/phosphonate ABC transporter substrate-binding protein, whose amino-acid sequence MKRIFTAACLLFLFTACTSNPSEQKHAEAKKDLPTYKIGYMICNSENETNARFQPFTAYLGQQLNANFEMQAIDTTNFLKELDGLDFTHTNSLLYIIMNRFHGVEILATEKKDSLGSQSQGVIIARADSDI is encoded by the coding sequence ATGAAAAGGATTTTCACTGCCGCCTGCCTGCTCTTCCTGTTTACAGCCTGCACCTCCAACCCATCAGAGCAAAAGCATGCCGAGGCCAAGAAAGATCTCCCTACCTATAAAATCGGTTACATGATCTGCAACAGCGAGAATGAAACCAACGCCCGATTTCAACCCTTCACAGCATATTTAGGACAGCAGCTTAACGCCAACTTTGAGATGCAAGCCATTGATACGACCAATTTTCTTAAAGAACTTGACGGTCTTGATTTCACCCACACCAACTCATTACTCTATATCATCATGAACCGTTTTCATGGTGTTGAGATACTGGCTACCGAGAAAAAGGACTCCCTTGGCTCCCAGTCCCAAGGCGTGATCATTGCCAGAGCTGATAGCGACATTA